One window of the Rhizobiaceae bacterium genome contains the following:
- a CDS encoding tail protein X, whose protein sequence is MSEANTIPAVTVVVVKEDVTVELLCFEQALSALGDRRRAGKLWAYVQAALDANPGLASKGIVLPLGTRVSLPLFRIETSASNSRKLWDGAA, encoded by the coding sequence GTGAGCGAGGCGAACACCATCCCTGCCGTGACCGTCGTTGTCGTCAAGGAGGACGTGACGGTCGAACTGCTCTGCTTCGAGCAGGCGCTGTCCGCGCTGGGAGACCGTCGCCGCGCGGGCAAGCTCTGGGCCTATGTGCAGGCGGCCCTCGACGCCAATCCCGGCCTTGCCTCGAAAGGCATCGTCCTGCCGCTCGGCACCCGCGTCTCGCTGCCGCTCTTCCGGATAGAGACCTCGGCGTCCAACAGCCGCAAGCTTTGGGACGGCGCTGCATGA